In a genomic window of Pontibacter liquoris:
- a CDS encoding efflux RND transporter periplasmic adaptor subunit, translated as MKKVIYIVVVLVVLAAVGFKLMNNKEQMAANAAVADIKSDAIPVAVTGVTSAKLDKSFTAQGNFAPIQSLTLMSETTGQVQKVLKRKGDKVKAGDLLLQVESNTMAADLATAQTNAEKAKRDLERFENLAEGDAITKRQLEDARLAAKSTQAQLVAARQRLTKTRITAPINGEINEIYVEVGSYLGMATKLYDIVNVDKLKLQVKASEREVLLINKGDKVTVKANAGSGEEYEGVVTAIAAQADPSLKFDVEIEVKNAAGNNLRAGMYGTAYFEVDDQRDATLLPREAIVGSIQNPSVFVVNNGVANARKVKVGVVTQDKVEILDGVKPGEQVVRSGQINLRDGIKVTLLK; from the coding sequence ATGAAGAAGGTAATCTATATCGTAGTTGTGCTGGTTGTTTTAGCCGCTGTTGGCTTTAAACTGATGAACAACAAAGAGCAAATGGCAGCAAATGCAGCAGTAGCAGACATCAAGAGCGATGCTATTCCGGTTGCTGTTACAGGAGTGACATCGGCAAAGCTGGATAAGTCGTTTACGGCACAAGGTAATTTTGCCCCTATCCAGAGCCTGACGTTAATGTCGGAAACAACCGGACAGGTACAGAAGGTGCTTAAGCGCAAAGGCGATAAAGTAAAAGCCGGCGACCTGCTGCTGCAGGTAGAAAGCAATACCATGGCTGCCGACCTGGCAACTGCGCAAACCAACGCCGAGAAAGCCAAGCGTGACCTGGAGCGTTTCGAGAACCTGGCGGAAGGCGATGCCATCACGAAAAGACAACTGGAAGATGCCCGTCTGGCAGCTAAATCGACGCAGGCACAACTAGTGGCTGCCCGCCAGCGCCTGACCAAGACCCGCATCACTGCTCCTATCAACGGTGAGATCAACGAGATCTACGTGGAAGTTGGTTCTTACCTGGGTATGGCGACCAAGCTGTATGACATCGTAAATGTGGACAAGCTCAAGCTGCAGGTGAAGGCTTCTGAAAGGGAAGTGCTGCTGATCAACAAAGGCGATAAAGTGACCGTGAAAGCCAATGCAGGATCTGGTGAGGAGTATGAAGGCGTAGTGACTGCCATTGCGGCCCAGGCCGATCCGAGCCTGAAGTTTGACGTGGAAATTGAAGTAAAGAACGCTGCCGGCAATAACCTGCGCGCCGGCATGTATGGCACCGCATACTTTGAAGTAGATGACCAGCGCGATGCAACGCTTTTACCACGCGAAGCCATTGTGGGTAGCATCCAGAACCCAAGTGTGTTTGTGGTAAACAATGGCGTAGCCAATGCCCGCAAAGTGAAGGTTGGTGTGGTGACACAGGACAAGGTAGAGATACTGGATGGCGTGAAACCAGGCGAACAGGTGGTGAGAAGCGGCCAGATCAACCTGCGCGATGGCATTAAAGTAACGTTGCTGAAGTAA
- a CDS encoding acyl-CoA thioesterase, producing MAHTYQGKVMWSHLDPNGHMRHSAYADFAAQARIAILDELGLDITVFHTQHIGPILFREETVYLREVSINETLTVTTVLTKSRPNGSRWSIRHEIFKADGVKAAVLNVDGAWLDTQKRKLTVLPEHLATQFAHLPHSTDYEELPG from the coding sequence ATGGCACATACCTACCAAGGCAAAGTAATGTGGTCGCACCTGGACCCGAACGGGCACATGCGTCACTCGGCCTACGCTGATTTCGCAGCGCAGGCCCGTATTGCAATACTCGACGAACTGGGGCTGGATATCACGGTTTTTCATACACAGCACATCGGCCCGATTCTGTTCCGCGAAGAAACCGTGTATTTGCGGGAGGTAAGTATAAACGAAACCCTGACCGTGACCACTGTGCTGACAAAGAGCCGCCCGAACGGATCGCGCTGGTCCATCCGGCACGAGATCTTTAAGGCAGATGGCGTAAAAGCGGCTGTTCTGAACGTAGATGGCGCCTGGCTCGACACGCAGAAGCGCAAACTAACCGTGCTGCCCGAACACCTGGCCACCCAATTTGCCCACCTGCCTCATAGTACCGATTATGAAGAGCTCCCCGGCTAG
- a CDS encoding GbsR/MarR family transcriptional regulator, with the protein MIKLDDTKRALIEKVGIFHEGIGLQPAASRVLGLLYVSDCTELTFDEIREALAISKSAASNAINLLLQLNRLEYTTFAGDRKRYFRLKLSRWREFMTKEIDNLTAFEATLREVLSIRTPETKAYNQSIHELADFLNYLHSELPGLLERWEQSKKATA; encoded by the coding sequence ATGATAAAACTGGACGACACAAAACGCGCATTAATCGAGAAGGTCGGCATTTTCCACGAAGGAATTGGCCTGCAGCCTGCAGCCAGCCGCGTGCTGGGCCTGCTGTACGTGTCAGACTGCACGGAGCTAACCTTCGACGAGATCCGCGAAGCCCTGGCCATCAGTAAAAGTGCCGCCAGCAACGCTATTAACCTGCTACTGCAGCTCAATCGGCTGGAGTACACCACGTTTGCCGGCGACCGCAAACGCTATTTCCGGTTAAAGCTTTCCCGCTGGCGCGAATTCATGACCAAGGAAATCGATAATCTGACTGCTTTTGAAGCCACCCTGCGCGAGGTGCTGTCTATCCGGACCCCGGAAACAAAAGCCTATAATCAGAGCATCCATGAGTTAGCAGACTTTTTGAACTACCTGCACTCCGAACTTCCGGGGCTGCTGGAACGCTGGGAACAAAGTAAAAAAGCAACTGCCTAA
- a CDS encoding NADH-quinone oxidoreductase subunit N → MPLLILVVASLITMLIIAFKRNHRAIFVVTALSFLASAVSLFWLKDRLPYSMPPLFILDGLAVFYMGLMLLLSLVISLLSYAYFEQREERKEEYYILLLLATLGSCVLVISTHFASLFLGLEVLSVSLYALIAYLRTRERSDEAGIKYLILAALSSAFLLFGMALVYASTGTMSFSGIGTYLDSLQELPLLLLTGFGLMIIGIGFKLGIVPFHMWTPDVYEGAPAPVTAFIATVSKGGMLGLLLRFFTQADAYRYPVLVLIFTIIAIASMFAGNLLALMQQNVKRILAYSSIAHLGYLLVAFLAGNELGMEAVSFYLVAYTITSVGAFGVIVILSDEERDAELLEDYRGLLWRRPWLATVFTAMLLSLAGIPLTAGFIGKFYILAAGINTQLWLPVVILVINSVIGLYYYIQIIAVMFQQPDPEKALLEKLSPPAYLTSIGTISIMALLLLWLGVYPASVVDVIREMLLSFSTLASR, encoded by the coding sequence ATGCCCCTTCTCATTTTAGTGGTGGCCTCGCTGATCACCATGCTCATCATTGCCTTTAAACGGAACCATCGGGCTATTTTTGTCGTCACGGCGCTTTCGTTTCTGGCGTCGGCCGTTTCGCTGTTCTGGCTCAAAGACCGGCTACCCTACAGTATGCCGCCGCTTTTTATACTTGATGGCCTGGCCGTGTTTTACATGGGGCTGATGCTGCTGCTTTCGCTGGTCATCAGTTTGCTCTCGTATGCTTATTTCGAGCAGCGCGAGGAGCGGAAAGAAGAGTATTACATTTTGCTGCTGCTGGCAACGCTGGGTTCCTGCGTACTGGTGATCAGCACGCACTTTGCCTCGCTGTTCCTGGGGCTGGAGGTGCTCAGCGTATCATTGTATGCGCTGATCGCTTACCTGCGCACCCGCGAGCGCTCCGATGAAGCGGGTATCAAGTACCTTATACTTGCCGCGCTTTCCTCGGCTTTTCTACTTTTTGGCATGGCTCTGGTGTATGCCAGTACTGGCACCATGTCGTTTTCCGGCATCGGTACGTACCTGGATTCGCTGCAGGAATTACCCCTGCTGCTACTCACGGGCTTTGGGTTGATGATCATCGGCATCGGCTTTAAACTGGGCATTGTGCCCTTCCATATGTGGACACCCGATGTGTACGAAGGTGCGCCGGCCCCTGTCACGGCCTTTATTGCCACCGTATCCAAAGGTGGAATGCTGGGGCTGCTGCTGCGCTTTTTTACGCAGGCCGACGCGTACCGCTACCCCGTACTGGTGCTCATCTTTACCATCATTGCTATTGCGTCGATGTTTGCCGGCAACCTGCTGGCTTTGATGCAGCAGAACGTAAAACGCATCCTGGCTTATTCTTCTATTGCGCACCTGGGCTACCTGCTGGTAGCCTTTCTGGCAGGCAACGAGCTGGGCATGGAGGCCGTTTCTTTTTACCTGGTGGCCTACACCATTACCAGCGTGGGGGCCTTTGGCGTGATTGTGATCCTCTCGGATGAGGAACGCGATGCCGAACTGCTGGAAGATTACCGGGGCTTGCTGTGGCGGCGACCCTGGCTAGCCACTGTGTTCACGGCCATGCTGCTCTCGCTGGCTGGCATCCCGCTCACAGCCGGCTTTATTGGCAAGTTTTACATCCTGGCAGCAGGCATCAACACGCAGCTCTGGCTGCCAGTGGTGATCCTTGTGATCAACAGTGTGATCGGTTTATACTACTACATCCAGATTATTGCGGTCATGTTTCAGCAGCCGGACCCCGAAAAGGCACTCCTGGAAAAGCTCTCCCCTCCCGCCTATCTTACCAGCATCGGCACCATTAGCATCATGGCCCTGCTGCTGCTCTGGCTCGGTGTGTACCCGGCCAGCGTGGTAGACGTGATCCGGGAAATGCTCCTCTCCTTTTCCACGCTCGCCAGCCGTTAA
- a CDS encoding efflux RND transporter permease subunit translates to MNITKLSIQRSTLVVVVFTVLTLLGVVSYQSLNYELLPKFNPPVLTISTVYPGASPNEVENSVTKEIEDALASLENVKEMKSTSLESFSMIVINLNQGTDVDLSLQEAQRKINTILARLPEDADAPTLNKFDLDDLPIIKMGATANMTPTEFYDLIDNKIKPELSRIQGMAAIKILGGQEREIKVNLDANKLEAYNLSILQVQQKIRNSNLDFPTGKIKQESGQTQIRLAGKFQSLEQLNNLIVREDQNGIVRLSDVAEVQDTQKDIEVMNRINGKASVGITIQKQSDANAVEVSRLTKEALAQLEKTYASQGLTFNIANDSSDFTLEAADSVIHDLIIAVILVAVVMLLFLHSLRNAVIVMISIPASLVATFIAMYLFGYSLNLMSLLALSLVVGILVDDAIVVIENIHRHMEMGKKPAQAAYDGIREIMATVTSITLVIVVVFVPIALSTGLVSDILRQFAVVVAVATMISLFVAFTLIPLLASRFSRLEHVSDKNIFGRFILAFERMLDRIIDGFTATLKWAFNHKFITLAVTILLLVASFALVPMGFIGSDFIPAGDRGEVSLQLELPKNSTVEQTNFATRQVEEYLLAKPEVKKVFTTVGTTTSAQAGQNTAYKADVSVTLVDVKERTFSTDQFSRQAKADIESKIPDVEVTPVPVGLVGNSQAPIQIIISGSNLDSVMAFSQKVMGITEGVDGTADVEMSVEGGNPEIEVVVDRDKMANVGMSLESVGASMQLAFSGNSDVTFRSGTEDYDINIRLDEFDRRNVTDIGNLSFVNNKGQIVRLGQFADIRQSTGPSQLERFNRVTSVNVNSQVIGRPTGSVGADIQAKMAEVKMPAGVSLEYGGNLKNQSEGFGTLGVALLASIIFVYLIMVALYDSYVYPLVVLFSIPLAIIGALLALALASQSLSIFSILGIIMMIGLVAKNAIMVVDFTNKLKDEGVFVKDALIEAVRIRFRPILMTTLAMVIGMLPIALAGGSVAATKNGLAWALIGGLSSSMFLTLIVVPIIYYIFDRILARFGLDKKTKIELIDKTQEELELETLALEEQKMKHAHVYDEV, encoded by the coding sequence ATGAACATAACCAAATTATCAATCCAACGATCGACCCTGGTGGTGGTGGTTTTTACCGTCCTCACGCTGCTTGGGGTGGTGAGTTACCAGTCGCTTAACTACGAGCTGTTGCCCAAGTTCAACCCGCCGGTGTTAACCATCAGTACCGTATACCCGGGTGCTTCGCCAAACGAGGTAGAGAACTCCGTCACGAAAGAGATCGAAGACGCGCTTGCCTCCCTGGAGAACGTGAAAGAGATGAAGAGCACCTCGCTGGAGAGCTTCTCAATGATCGTGATCAACCTGAACCAGGGCACCGATGTAGACCTGAGCTTGCAGGAGGCACAGCGTAAGATCAACACCATTCTGGCCAGGCTGCCGGAAGATGCGGATGCGCCCACGCTGAACAAATTCGACCTCGACGATTTGCCTATCATCAAGATGGGAGCTACCGCCAACATGACGCCGACCGAGTTCTATGACCTGATCGATAACAAAATCAAGCCGGAACTGTCACGCATACAAGGTATGGCGGCCATTAAAATTCTGGGTGGCCAGGAACGCGAGATCAAAGTAAACCTGGATGCCAACAAACTGGAAGCCTACAACCTGTCTATCCTGCAGGTGCAGCAGAAGATCCGCAACTCCAACCTCGACTTCCCTACCGGAAAGATCAAGCAGGAAAGCGGACAGACGCAGATCCGATTAGCCGGTAAGTTCCAGTCTTTGGAGCAGCTGAACAACCTCATCGTGCGGGAAGATCAGAATGGCATCGTTCGCCTCTCGGACGTGGCCGAAGTACAGGACACGCAAAAGGATATTGAAGTAATGAACCGTATTAACGGCAAAGCTTCAGTAGGTATCACCATCCAGAAACAGTCGGATGCCAATGCGGTGGAAGTAAGCCGCCTGACAAAAGAAGCGCTGGCCCAACTCGAGAAAACCTATGCTTCACAAGGCCTGACATTCAACATTGCCAACGACTCTTCTGACTTTACGCTGGAAGCGGCCGACTCGGTAATACACGACTTAATTATTGCGGTTATACTTGTGGCTGTGGTGATGTTGCTGTTCCTGCACTCGCTGCGCAACGCGGTGATCGTAATGATCTCCATCCCGGCATCGCTGGTAGCTACCTTTATTGCCATGTATTTGTTTGGCTACTCGCTCAACCTGATGTCGCTGCTGGCTCTCTCGCTGGTGGTCGGTATCCTGGTAGATGACGCCATTGTGGTGATCGAGAACATTCACCGCCACATGGAGATGGGCAAAAAGCCGGCACAGGCGGCGTATGACGGTATTCGTGAGATCATGGCAACTGTTACGTCCATCACGCTGGTAATTGTGGTCGTGTTTGTCCCGATCGCGCTTTCTACCGGTCTGGTATCGGACATCCTGCGCCAGTTTGCCGTAGTGGTAGCCGTCGCCACGATGATCTCGCTCTTCGTTGCCTTCACGCTGATCCCGCTGCTGGCCAGCCGTTTCTCCAGACTGGAGCACGTCTCGGATAAGAACATTTTCGGACGCTTTATACTTGCTTTCGAGCGCATGCTGGACAGAATCATCGACGGCTTCACTGCTACCCTGAAGTGGGCTTTTAACCATAAATTCATCACGCTGGCTGTTACCATCCTGCTGCTGGTTGCTTCGTTTGCGCTGGTGCCTATGGGCTTTATCGGTTCGGACTTTATACCTGCCGGCGACCGCGGCGAAGTAAGCTTGCAACTGGAGCTTCCTAAAAACTCCACGGTAGAGCAAACCAACTTTGCTACCCGCCAGGTAGAAGAATACCTGCTTGCCAAGCCCGAAGTAAAGAAAGTATTTACCACGGTAGGTACAACCACTTCGGCACAGGCCGGCCAGAACACAGCCTACAAAGCTGACGTTTCGGTAACGCTGGTGGATGTGAAGGAACGTACGTTTAGCACCGACCAGTTCAGCCGCCAGGCAAAAGCAGATATTGAAAGTAAGATTCCGGATGTGGAAGTAACGCCGGTGCCGGTAGGCCTGGTGGGTAACTCGCAGGCGCCTATCCAGATCATTATTTCCGGCTCTAACCTGGACAGCGTAATGGCTTTCTCGCAGAAGGTAATGGGTATAACGGAAGGTGTAGACGGTACAGCCGACGTGGAGATGTCGGTAGAAGGCGGTAACCCGGAAATTGAGGTGGTAGTAGACCGCGACAAGATGGCCAATGTGGGCATGTCGCTGGAGAGCGTAGGGGCAAGTATGCAGCTGGCCTTTAGCGGTAACTCCGATGTTACTTTCCGTTCCGGTACCGAAGACTATGACATCAACATCCGCCTGGATGAGTTTGACCGCCGCAACGTAACAGACATTGGCAACCTGTCTTTTGTAAATAACAAAGGGCAGATCGTTCGCCTTGGGCAGTTCGCCGATATTCGTCAGTCAACCGGCCCTTCGCAGCTGGAGCGCTTTAACCGCGTAACATCGGTAAACGTGAACTCGCAGGTAATAGGCCGCCCAACCGGCTCGGTAGGTGCGGATATACAAGCCAAGATGGCGGAAGTGAAAATGCCGGCCGGTGTGAGCCTGGAGTATGGCGGTAACCTGAAAAACCAGAGCGAAGGCTTCGGTACGCTGGGTGTTGCTTTGCTGGCTTCCATCATCTTCGTGTACCTGATCATGGTGGCCCTGTACGACTCGTACGTGTACCCGTTGGTAGTATTGTTCTCGATTCCGCTCGCCATCATTGGTGCCTTGCTGGCCCTGGCGCTGGCTTCACAGTCGCTGAGCATCTTCTCCATACTTGGTATTATCATGATGATCGGTCTGGTAGCTAAGAACGCCATTATGGTGGTAGACTTTACCAACAAGCTTAAAGATGAAGGCGTGTTCGTGAAAGACGCCCTGATCGAAGCCGTGCGTATCCGTTTCCGTCCGATCCTGATGACGACGCTGGCCATGGTGATCGGTATGTTGCCGATCGCGCTGGCAGGTGGCTCGGTGGCTGCCACCAAGAATGGCCTGGCCTGGGCGCTGATCGGTGGTCTGAGCTCTTCGATGTTCCTAACGCTGATCGTAGTGCCAATCATCTACTATATCTTCGACCGCATCCTGGCCAGGTTTGGTTTGGATAAGAAAACGAAGATCGAGCTGATCGACAAAACCCAGGAAGAACTCGAACTTGAAACGCTGGCGCTGGAAGAACAGAAAATGAAGCACGCCCACGTTTATGATGAGGTCTAG
- a CDS encoding TolC family protein, producing MIKKYLAVGLLSLFLQPAFAQDQQVGTTDPLTLQEAVKYAITHNEDVAKATLDQQIGDQKVREAKSSGLPQINGYGSLDYYPALPTQILPGALAGQEKDIAVKFGKDFNSSAGLEFTQMLFSKSYFVGLEAAKSSKDLYRLRAEMAQEDVIYNVGTAYFQVLQTKEQFGNINANLEKLAQLEKILDLQYKNDMVKKVDVNKVKVNIANLKTQKEALTTALEQQKNMLKFFMGMPLEQEIDLSDATISLDEVAPVVPGAGEGNQNRIQLQLLQKQKELTNLQAQNIKAGYYPSLSAYGRYGYQVQRDDLFSNEQPWFASSVVGLKLSVPIFDGLRKDSQIKQSQLEIQKLDMDIQKFNKNTRVELTNAISQMQNSQNAIAAQADNVNLAQEVYDTTNKLYKEGISPLTDLLDAEVALREAKTNLNKEKLKYQVAQLSYLKAQGNLETLSK from the coding sequence GTGATTAAGAAATATTTAGCCGTTGGCTTACTGTCGCTGTTCTTGCAACCGGCCTTTGCGCAGGACCAGCAAGTTGGCACTACCGATCCGCTTACCTTGCAGGAGGCCGTAAAGTATGCCATCACGCATAACGAAGATGTAGCAAAAGCTACGTTAGACCAGCAGATCGGGGACCAGAAAGTACGCGAAGCCAAAAGCAGCGGCCTGCCCCAGATAAACGGTTACGGCAGCCTGGACTACTATCCTGCCTTACCCACACAGATCCTGCCCGGTGCCCTAGCAGGCCAGGAGAAGGACATTGCCGTGAAGTTCGGCAAAGACTTTAACTCCTCTGCCGGACTGGAGTTTACGCAGATGCTTTTCAGCAAATCATACTTTGTGGGACTTGAGGCTGCCAAAAGCTCCAAAGACCTCTACCGCCTGCGTGCCGAAATGGCGCAGGAAGATGTAATCTATAATGTGGGCACTGCCTACTTCCAGGTGTTGCAGACTAAAGAACAGTTCGGGAACATCAATGCCAACCTCGAAAAGCTGGCCCAGCTCGAAAAGATACTCGATCTGCAGTACAAGAACGATATGGTAAAGAAGGTGGATGTGAACAAGGTGAAGGTGAACATCGCCAACCTGAAAACGCAGAAAGAAGCCCTGACCACCGCGCTGGAACAGCAGAAGAATATGCTCAAGTTTTTTATGGGCATGCCGCTGGAGCAGGAAATCGACCTGAGTGATGCGACCATTTCGCTGGACGAAGTAGCGCCTGTGGTGCCCGGTGCTGGCGAGGGAAACCAGAACAGAATACAACTGCAACTGCTGCAGAAACAAAAAGAACTTACCAACCTGCAGGCCCAGAACATCAAGGCCGGCTATTACCCCAGCCTGTCGGCTTACGGCCGCTATGGCTACCAGGTGCAGCGCGACGATCTGTTCAGCAACGAACAGCCGTGGTTTGCCTCTTCGGTGGTGGGGCTGAAACTGAGCGTGCCCATCTTTGATGGCTTGCGGAAAGATTCCCAGATAAAGCAGTCGCAGCTCGAAATACAGAAGCTCGACATGGACATCCAGAAGTTCAATAAAAACACGCGTGTGGAGTTGACAAACGCCATCAGCCAGATGCAGAACAGCCAGAACGCCATTGCCGCACAGGCCGATAATGTGAACCTGGCCCAAGAAGTATACGACACCACGAACAAACTTTACAAAGAAGGCATCTCGCCACTGACTGACCTGCTGGATGCGGAAGTAGCGCTGCGCGAAGCCAAAACCAACCTAAACAAGGAAAAACTTAAATACCAGGTTGCCCAGCTAAGCTATCTGAAAGCCCAGGGAAATTTAGAAACACTAAGCAAGTAG